GCTTGTATATTATACTTTGTTTTTAAATTAATAAGGAACATTTCCAGCTCATCTATTTTATTGCTGCTAAATAATAGCCTTTTGCCATTTTTAAATTCAATCTGTAAACCTTTATCCTTATCATTTAAGATATAAGCTTTATCGTTAAATTTAAACCAAAGCCTGCTGCGAACACCAAATCCACCATAATCTCCTAAAGCGTTGTATTTATTGATATAAACTTTCTCGATGTTGCCCCAACTCAATAGCTTCAGTTTGGTTTGAAAAGGGAAATACTTGTAAGAAATGCCTTCGGTACCGATCTGCAAAGTCATTTTATTTTTTTGAAGCAGGTAGATAATTGCAAAAGGAAGGAGAACTGCCCAAAATGGAGCAAAATAATTGGCTTTTAAAGTTTCAAAGCTCATCCCACCTTTATCGAAAAGCACAATGCTCAGCACTATAACCGCATCAATAGCCAGCAAAATATAGAGCCACCAAAGTTTTAAGCTTTGTTTTTCCTCAAATTCCATTTTACTTAGTTATATAAGGTGCCGGTGTTTACTACAGGTTGTACATGGCGGTCGCCACAAAGCACCACCAGCAAATTACTTACCATAGCTGCTTTACGCTCTTCATCCAGGTCAACAATTCCTTTTTGCGATAATTTCTCTAATGCCATTTCTACCATACCCACGGCACCTTCAACAATTAATTTACGGGCGGCAATAACCGCTGTAGCCTGTTGGCGCTGTAACATGGCGCTGGCAATTTCCGGCGCATAAGCCAAATGCGAAATTCTGGCCTCCAGAACTTCGATACCTGCGCGCGATAAACGCTCATTCAGCTCGTTTTCTAAAAGTTCACTTACTTTTTCAGCGCCGTCTTTTAAAGTAATGCTGGTTTCTTCACCTTCAGCATGGTCGTACGGAAAAATGTTGGCTAAATGCCTTACAGCCGCTTCGCTCTGGATATTTACATATTGCATGTAATTTTCTACAGAGAAAACAGCTTTAGCCGTTTCGTTTACTTTCCAAACCACCACGGCAGCAATTTCGATCGGGTTACCCAGTTTATCGTTAACCTTTAACTGCTGTCCGTTTAAGTTGTTCGCTTTTAATGATAAGCGCCTTTTAGTAGTTAAGGGATTTACCCAAAAAAAACCGTCGGCTTTTACTGTGCCAATATATTTTCCGAACAGGGTGAGCACCATCGATTGGTTGGGGTTGATGATTAAAAATCCCGGAAATATCAAAAATATATCTATGGCTAGTAAAATCCCTCCCCAGAGAAAAATTTCTGAAACAAAACAGAAAATGGATGCGCCTAGCAATGTTATGCATAGTGCGAATGTTAGATAGCCCGATGGCGGACTGATAATTTTTTCTTGATACATAATTGATATTAATTTGATATCATAAAGTAAAATATAAAATCTGGTAATTGCAAACAAAACCCGTAAAATGTATATTAGATAAAAATGTTATTTTTGACAATACAATAATTACATCGTTTTGGCCAAAATCAAGAGAAATTCCCACAAGATCCTTTACCGGAAGTATTCATCAAACCTAAAATATGTGATGATGATATTTACCGTTTTCATTATTACGCTATTCCTGCCTAAACAACCCCGGTTTAGATATGAGTTTGAAAAAAATGCGGTATGGAAAAATAAGGACCTGATTTCACCTTTCAGTTTTGCTATTTTAAAAACCAATCCGCAGGTTAGCGCTGATAAAAAAAATGCCTTAAAAGATATTTTGCCGGTTTACCAATTCGATAGGGGCATTACTGCAAATGCGCTGGAAGAGTTTGCCAATGAATTTGATGTGAAATGGAAATCAAAACAACTTAACGAAAAGGATAAAGATATATACAAAAGTGCTGCCTATAAATTGTTGCAGAGTATCTACCAGAAAGGAATTATTGGCTTAAATGTGAAACACCAGGCAGGCGGGAAAAATTACGACTTTTCTTTGCTTGAAAATAATGTGGCTCAGGAGAAAAACACACAGGATGTTTTTACTGCAGAATCGGCCCTGAAGTTTTTCAAAGATAATTTTAAAGCACCAAATCAGGTAATGGGCGATCTGATTGCAAACCTCGCAATTGATCATATTACCCCAAATATTGTATTTGATGAGCGGCTGACGCAAACCATACAGGATAATACGGTTAACAATATCTCCACAACCAAGGGTATGGTACAAAAAGGAGAGCTAATTGTGGCCAAGAATGATGTTATTGATGAAGAAATTTATCAGAAATTAGAATCTTATAAGGCAACCTACGATGCACAAACCAAAACAATTGGTAGCAGGGCATTGGTTTATCTGGGGCAGGTTATATTGGTTGGCTTTATACTCGCTATTTTAATGTCGTTCCTTTTTCTTTTCCGGAAGGATATTTTTGCCGATAACCGTCAGCTTTCCTTGATCCTTATTGTAACCACAGGAATGCTACTTGCATTGACCTGGGCTATTAAGATGGAAATCCCGAGTTTGTATTATATACCTTTCTGTGTGGTGCCCATCATCATTAGGATTCTGTTTGATACGCGTTTGGCACTTTACCTCCATATGCTGGTCATTTTAATTGCCGGCTTCTTTGTGGCCAATAGTTTCGAATTTGTGTTTTATCAGGTTACCGCAGGGATGGTTGCCATATTCAGTATTAAAAATTTTGTTAAGCGCGAAAGATTCCTGGTTTCGGCCTTGTTTATTCTATTGGCTTATTTAGTTTCTTTTGTAGGCATTGCTCTACTGCGCGAAGGATCTTTCCGCGAAATAGAATGGATGAATTTTATTCCTTTTGTTTTTAGTGTACTTTTATCACTTTTAGCTTACCCCTTAATTTACCTGTTCGAACGTATTTTTGGTATCACTTCTGATGTGGCTTTAATTGAGCTGACCAATACCAACAATAAATTGCTAAGGGAACTTGCTTTTAAAGCGCCCGGAACCTTTCAGCACTCTTTACAGGTGGCAAACCTTGCCGAGGCTGCAATATTTAAAATTGGCGGTAATTCTGTGCTGGTTAGGGCAGGGGCTTTATATCATGATATCGGTAAAGTAGACAATCCACAGTATTTTATTGAAAACCAGAATACGGCTGTGAGCCCGCACGATAAATTACCTTATGAGCAAAGTGCGCAGATTATTATTCAGCATGTGCACAAAGGAATCGAGATTTTAAGAAAGAACCAGATTCCTGAAGCAATTATCGATTTTATCAGAACACATCATGGAAATACCCGGGTTGATTATTTTTATCAGTCTTTTTTGAAAAATACACCTGAAAAATTTGTCGACGAAAACATTTTTCGCTATCCCGGCCCCATACCTTTTAGCAAAGAAACAGGGGTGTTAATGCTCGCCGATTCTGTTGAAGCTGCCTCAAGAAGTCTGAAAAATCCCGATGCGCAGAGCATAAATGATATCGTTGAACGTATAATTAACTACAAATTGGAGCAAAATCAGTTAGACGACTGCGATTTAACGTTAAAAGATATTGAGACTATCAAATTGATATTCAAGACAATGCTGATGAGCATCTATCATGTGCGCATAGATTATCAACAAATTTTGTAATTTTTTTTGTTGGATAACTTGTTTTACTATATTTGCAGACCTCAAAACAACGCCGGTAGGGCAGAAAATAGAGGTTTGAAAGGAGAGGTGCCTGAGTGGCCGAAAGGAACAGTTTGCTAAACTGTCGTACTGGTAACGGTACCGCGGGTTCGAATCCCGCCCTCTCCGCAGAAAATAAAAATTTGCAAATAAAAATGGAATTATCAATTTAAAACCGTTACTTTGCAATCCCTTCGAAAAAGGGAGTTAAAAAAAGAAGATACCAAGTTCGGGATGTAGCGTAGCCCGGTATCGCGCCTGCTTTGGGAGCAGGAGGTCGTAGGTTCGAATCCTGCCATCCCGACAAAAAGTTGATCCACTTTTAAAACAGGATAAAAAAAAGATCGATACCAAGTTCGGGATGTAGCGTAGCCCGGTATCGCGCCTGCTTTGGGAGCAGGAGGTCGTAGGTTCGAATCCTGCCATCCCGACAAACGAAAGCCCTTTTTGCATTGCAAGAAGGGCTTTTTGTTTTTATGCAGGATCAAGCGGAAAAATTGGGAGGAGTTATTCTCTAGGCATATATTTTCCTTAAATTAGCTTATTATTTAGTTCTTTTGAGATACATCAATCCGGGTCAAGTCATTCGGGAGCCTACTTGATCATATTGATGAAAATAGCTAACATCGCGCCTTTAAGATAAAAAAATGATCCCAGCGGGATCGAATGATACTTATTCCTTTAAAATGCCAAGTTTTGATAAAGAATTACAAATAACCTACATCAGCAGCCTTAATAAGGCGCTACAATTTATAGATGAAAATCTAGATACAAGTTTGTCTTTAGAAATGATTTCAAAAGTAGCTTGTTTTTCACCGTTTCATTTTCACAGGATATTCAAGGCTATTACAAATGAGACATTAAATGCTTACGTCAATAGAAAGAGAATTGAAAAAGTAGCTTCTGTTTTAATGCATAAGCCGGAAGCAAGCATTACTGAACTTTCACTTTTGTTCGGTTTTAACAGTAATTCTTCCCTTACAAGATCCTTTAAAAAATATTATAATATAAGTCCATCCGAATTCCGTAAACAAAAAAAAGGGAAATTTAGCAAGATCAGTAAAATTGAAAGCAAGAATGGACAAGAGTTGGTCGCTTTTGAGGAATACATTTGCAGCATTGATAATCTTAAAAATTGGATAGAAATGAATGCAAAAATTGAAATCAGGGAAATGGCTAATTTAGAATTGGCTTATGTAACAAGCATTGGAGAGCAGGGAATTGCTACATCTTATGACACTTTAGTTAAGTGGGCAACCCCATTAGGTTTACTGAAAAATCCTGAGACAAAAATGGTCACTATTTATCACGATAGTTTTAAAATCACAAGTCCAGAAAAAGTTAGAATAAGCGCTTGCATTACGCTAACGGAACCAATTAAACCATCAGGAAATATTGGGAGAACCTCCATCGAAAAAGGGAAATTTATTGTTGGAAGTTTTGTAATTGGGATTACGGAGTTTGAAAAATCCTGGAATAGCCTTTTTGTATGGATGGCCGAAAATGGATATAAAAAAGCTGATCGAGATCCTTTTGAGATCTATCATAATGATTATAGGGTACATCCAGAGAAAAAATGTATTGTAGATTATTTTATACCGATTTCGTGATATAGCTCAAAACTTCTTCTTATTCCTTATTTTGTATAGCAATGGAATAGCAAAAGAACTATTGGGCTCGAACCAAAATCAGCTTTAAATAACTATTAGGACAGAAATTTTCCAGTGAAAAAGCAAACCCTCTTTACGGACTGTAAAGAGGGTTTGTGAACCCAAGTGGGCGCTTCTCGAACCATTTTCTGTCCGATTTGCGTTTAATCGTGGATTTTTTTGATAATAAGATAAGTGTAGGAAACAGGACATCGTTTCCTTTTGCTGGGTAACTGATTTCGGGGGCTCGATCCAGGTCACTGATAAAAAGAGCAAAGCTTTTATGCGTATTTCAATGAAACTGCCGAAATACTCACATAATAGCCTATTTTAGGGTGTTTTAGCATGCACTCATTTGTGTTAAAATCCTATTAGAGTAAACAATGTCATCTGCATCCATCATAAAGATAAATTTTCCACCGGACCTTTTGATGCCTTTACTTCTGGCCGCGTAATTTCCGGAAGGATACACTATATGTTTACTGCATCGCTCAGGTTGTGTTGGCGTTATTTTTGCAGGCCTGCAGGGATATTTTGAATTGAGCACTTTGCTCATCGGCATTTTTTCTATTTAATATGGGAAGATCAATTGATACTTTACAGAAATTATTGTTTGATTTAGCAGGTGTACTGCCTGCCGATACCGCAC
The nucleotide sequence above comes from Pedobacter riviphilus. Encoded proteins:
- a CDS encoding HD family phosphohydrolase yields the protein MIFTVFIITLFLPKQPRFRYEFEKNAVWKNKDLISPFSFAILKTNPQVSADKKNALKDILPVYQFDRGITANALEEFANEFDVKWKSKQLNEKDKDIYKSAAYKLLQSIYQKGIIGLNVKHQAGGKNYDFSLLENNVAQEKNTQDVFTAESALKFFKDNFKAPNQVMGDLIANLAIDHITPNIVFDERLTQTIQDNTVNNISTTKGMVQKGELIVAKNDVIDEEIYQKLESYKATYDAQTKTIGSRALVYLGQVILVGFILAILMSFLFLFRKDIFADNRQLSLILIVTTGMLLALTWAIKMEIPSLYYIPFCVVPIIIRILFDTRLALYLHMLVILIAGFFVANSFEFVFYQVTAGMVAIFSIKNFVKRERFLVSALFILLAYLVSFVGIALLREGSFREIEWMNFIPFVFSVLLSLLAYPLIYLFERIFGITSDVALIELTNTNNKLLRELAFKAPGTFQHSLQVANLAEAAIFKIGGNSVLVRAGALYHDIGKVDNPQYFIENQNTAVSPHDKLPYEQSAQIIIQHVHKGIEILRKNQIPEAIIDFIRTHHGNTRVDYFYQSFLKNTPEKFVDENIFRYPGPIPFSKETGVLMLADSVEAASRSLKNPDAQSINDIVERIINYKLEQNQLDDCDLTLKDIETIKLIFKTMLMSIYHVRIDYQQIL
- a CDS encoding SPFH domain-containing protein, with product MYQEKIISPPSGYLTFALCITLLGASIFCFVSEIFLWGGILLAIDIFLIFPGFLIINPNQSMVLTLFGKYIGTVKADGFFWVNPLTTKRRLSLKANNLNGQQLKVNDKLGNPIEIAAVVVWKVNETAKAVFSVENYMQYVNIQSEAAVRHLANIFPYDHAEGEETSITLKDGAEKVSELLENELNERLSRAGIEVLEARISHLAYAPEIASAMLQRQQATAVIAARKLIVEGAVGMVEMALEKLSQKGIVDLDEERKAAMVSNLLVVLCGDRHVQPVVNTGTLYN
- a CDS encoding AraC family transcriptional regulator; protein product: MIPAGSNDTYSFKMPSFDKELQITYISSLNKALQFIDENLDTSLSLEMISKVACFSPFHFHRIFKAITNETLNAYVNRKRIEKVASVLMHKPEASITELSLLFGFNSNSSLTRSFKKYYNISPSEFRKQKKGKFSKISKIESKNGQELVAFEEYICSIDNLKNWIEMNAKIEIREMANLELAYVTSIGEQGIATSYDTLVKWATPLGLLKNPETKMVTIYHDSFKITSPEKVRISACITLTEPIKPSGNIGRTSIEKGKFIVGSFVIGITEFEKSWNSLFVWMAENGYKKADRDPFEIYHNDYRVHPEKKCIVDYFIPIS
- a CDS encoding glycosyltransferase family A protein, with the protein product MPMSKVLNSKYPCRPAKITPTQPERCSKHIVYPSGNYAARSKGIKRSGGKFIFMMDADDIVYSNRILTQMSAC